A window of Streptomyces sp. NBC_01224 genomic DNA:
CGCGGTAGATGCCGGTGAAGAGGTCGACGACTTCGTCGTCGGTGGCGTTGTGGGGGTTGAAGCGGCCGGACCACTGGACCTCGGCGATGTCGTCGCGGCCGGGGACGGTGTGGACGCGGATGGTGGAGACGTAGCCGTTGACCGGGAACGGGGCCTGGAGGATGGCGTAGCTGTAGTGGCGCTCGGCCTCGTTGAAGTCCACGAGGCGCTCGATGATGACCTCGCCGTCCGGGTTGGTCAGCCGGCGGACGCGGCCGCCTTCGAGCGGGGTGCTCTCGGGGATGTAGGGGAGCCAGTCGGACAGGGCGTCGAAGCCGCCGATGAGGCTCCAGACCTTGTCGGGGGAGGCGGGCACTATGCGGCTGACGGAGGTGGAAGCCATGATCTTTCTCCTGGATCCTGGTGCTGTGGTGGGGGTTTCGGGGCGTGTGGTCAGGCGCCGTTGGGCAGCGGGGCGGCCGGGCTGACCAGGCCGGCGGTGCGCAGCTCGTGCCAGAACGCGGCCGGGACGGTCTCGTTCAGGGCGGCGATGTCCTCGGCGATGCGGCTGGGCCGGGTCGCGCCGGGAACGGCGGCGGCGGCAACCGGGTGGGCGAGGGAGAACTGGAGGGCGGCGGCTTTGATGGAGACGCCGTGCTTCTGGGCCAGGGCCTTCAGGCGGGAAACCTTCTCGACGATCTCCGGCGGGGCCTGCTGGTACTCGAAGTGGGTGCCGCCGGCGAGGACGCCGGAGCTGTAGGGGCCGCCGACGACCATGTCGACGTTCTGTTCCTGGGCCATGGGCAGCAGCCGCTGCAGGGCGTGCTCGTGGTCGAGGAGGGTGTAGCGTCCGGCGAGGAGGAATCCGTCCGGCTGCGGCTCGTCGAGGGCGAGGGTCAGCTCGATCGGCTCGGTGCGGTTGACGCCCAGGCCCCAGGCCTTGATGACGCCCTCGTCACGCAGCCGGGACAGCACCCGGAAGGCGCCGGTACGGGCCTCCTCGAACTTCTGCAGCCACAGGTCGCCGTGGAAGTCCTGGGCGATGTCGTGGACCCAGACGATGTCGAGCCGGTCGGTGCCTAGTCGCTTGAGGCTGTCCTCGATGGAACGCTCGGTGGCCTCGGCGGTCCATACGTGGAGCATCTTGTTGGGATTGCCGTGCTCGAACAGGCCGCCCTTCTCGCCGAGGTCGCGGGCACCCTCCTCCAGCTCGTCGAGGATGACCCGGCCGACCTTGGTCGACAGGACGTAGGCGTCGCGGGGCTTGGTGGACCGGACCTCGCCCAGGCGGGACTCCGAGAGGCCGGCGCCGTAGAACGGAGCGGTGTCGTAGTAGCGGATGCCCTGGTCCCAGGCGGCCTCGACGGTGGCGGCGGCCTCCTCGTCGGGGATCGCGCGGAACATGTTGCCGAGCGGGGCGGTGCCGAAGCCGAGCCGGCCGGGAAGGATTTCCTTGAGGGACATGACGGTGCCTTTTCGATCAGTGGAGCCGGGGTGCGACGGCGTCCCGGCGCGGGGATGAGGCATGAGTGAACGGATGCCTCTGCGGTTGGCGGCTCTGTCGGCGGAGCCGTGGCAGTGGATGCACGGTGGCGTCCTGCCGGAGCCAGGTGCGCGGCGCAGATAGATGCAGAAGCGCTTTACATGTAAGAACAATAATTGCAGACGCTAGGTAATGCAGTGGCTGCCACACCGGGGCCGGTCGATCCGGGCTCGGGCGCCAGGCCCATGAGGCACAGGCCTTCCCTGCCATCACCCTCACCCGACACGAGGGCTTGCAAGCCGAAGGCGTCCGCACGACGACCGCCCGCCCGCGCCGACGATGGCGCACCGCATCCCGGGGGGAACGCCGCGCGCGTCGCCGAGGCTCCCGGCCGGAGCGCATCCCGGAGAAGGAACCACACCGCCCCTCGCCCAGGTGGAAGGCGCCATGGCGGTCGAGCGCGTCGGCCTTGTCGTCCGCAACGGCCCTGCGCCGGGGCGCGCTGCCGATCGTGATGCCGGACGCGCCGAGGAGGGCGAACCGGGCGCAGCGGACCGGCACCGTGGATCACCCCGTGCACGCGTCGGGTGCGAGCCGTCCGGCACGGGTACCGGCACCATGCCGGATGCCCGTTTCAGGGGACGATCGTGGGGACGAGGCCGCCGTCGGCGCCGAGCGCCCTGCCCGTGGTCGCCGAGGCCTGTTCCGATGCCACGTACGTGATCATGCTGGCCACCTCGTGGGGGCGGATCAGGCGTTTGAGCAGGGACGCGGCCGCACGGTTCTCGGCCAGGTAGCGCCGCTCCTGCTCACCGGGGTCGAGGCCGGGGTAGAGCTCGTCGAACATGGCCAGCACGCCGTCGCTCATCGTCGGTCCGGGCAGCACGCAGTTCACCGTGACCCCGGTGCCGGCAACCTCTTGGGCCATGCCGCGGGACACGGCCAGCTGCGCCGTCTTGGTCATCCCGTAGTGGACCATGTCCGTCGGCGTCTGGACGCCGGCCTCGCTGCTGACGAAGATCACGCGGCCCCACCCGCGCCGGGCCATCCGTGGCGTGTAGTGGCGTGCCAGGCGCACGCCGGAGAGCACGTTGACCTCGTAGAGGCGAAGCCAGTCCGCATCGGGGATTTCGAACACGGGCCTGGTCTCGAAGACGCCGGTGTTGTTGACCAGGATGTCGGCCTCGGGCAGCTGCCGGATCAGGTCGGCCGTCCCTTCGGCCGTCCCGACGTCGGCTGTGACGCCGCGTCCGCCGATCCGCTCCGCCGTTTCGGCGACTCGGTCGGCGTTGCGGCCGTTGACCACGACGTCGGCCCCGGCGGAAGCGAGCGCCTGCGCGGCTGCTTCGCCGATTCCCGCCGTCGACCCGGTGACCAGGGCGATACGTCCGCTGAGATCGATCTGCATCGGGCGAGTACCTCTCCAGAAGTGGTGGCGGCCCGTCGGTGGCGGGCCGTGTCCGATTCGTGCCTGCGCCGCCCCGGCGTCCGCGCGGGCCTCTCGGGACGGCGGGCCTCCCGGGACGGCCGGGCTCGGCCCATCGCGTGTGGAAGCTGCCCGCACGTCGGTGCGGCGGTAGATGTGGGCGCCGAAGAAGTCGCGCAGCCCCTGGAGCGGGGCGGCGGGCAGGCGCTCGCTGCGCAGGGGAAGGAGCTGCCGGTGTCGGGGTCGGTGTGGGCGAGGAGCTCGGCGGTGATTCCGATGAGGTAGGAGCCGAGACGAAGGGGAGGCCACGCTCGCGCAGTGCCCGCTCGCGGCGGCGGGTGTCGGCGAAGTGCGCGTTGCCACCGTCGATGACCAGGTTGCCCGGCTCCAGCAGCGGGGGCGAACCCCTCGATGACCCCGTCGGTGGCCTCACCGGCCCTCACCATGATCAGCAGCCTGCGGGGGCGCTCCGGCGCCGTCACGAACTCCTGCGGCGACTCCGTCGGGACGAACGCGCCCTCGTGGCCGAACTCCTCGATCAGGGCCCCGGTCCGTCCCGGGGGATGGTTGTGCACCGTGACCGTGAAGCCGTCGCGGGCGAAGTTCCGCGTCAGGTTGCGGCCCATGACCGCCAGCCCCGTCACGCCGATCTGTGCGTATGCCTCCATGCCTGTGCTTCCTTCCTCGGGGTCCCGGGAAAGCTTGCGGGCATGAGCCACAGCTCGCCGGGCCGGGCAGTCCGGTTCACCGGCGCACTACACGCACGCGAATGAGCGCCTTGGACGGCCGGAACAAAGAATCCCCGCCGGAACACGGGGCCGCGCGGGGAACTAGCCTGTCCAGGTGCTCCCGAGACGGGGCGCCGGTCCGCTGCCTTCCCCGCTGGTCCGGCTGGGAAGGCAGCGGCCCGGCGCGACCGGCGTCGCGAGGTGTTCACGGCCTCGACCGCGGTGACCAGCGAGGCCGGCTCGGGATGGCGGGGTGGCTTCGGCGAGCGCCTCGCGCAGGGCGGCCTCACTGGTCGGGCGGGCCTTGGCCAGCAGCTTCAGGCCGTCCTCGCTCACGTTGGTGTAGATGCCGCGACGGTCGATGGGGCACAGGTAGCGGGAGAGCAGGCCGCGGTTCAAGGGGTTCTTACGCGAGGTCCTGGCGAGGGAAGTGCGGCAGGACGTCCTCGGCGAGTTCGTGCAGCACGTCGTCGACGGGCCGCTCGTTGGGCCGCAGGTTGAAGGAGACATGGGCGACGCCGAGATCGGCCATCTGCCCCAGGTGATCGATCAAGGCCTTGCTCCCGGTGCTGAGTCCCAGCCGGATGGGCTGCGGCGGGGCGTCGGGGTCCTCCCGCAGGCGCAGCACCATGGGCGTGAGGTACGGCTTGCCGCCGCCCGCGGTGAGCCGCTGCCACTCGCGCGTCTTCAGGCGCAGGGCGCCGAGGTTGCGCGGGTAGTTCAGGGAGGCGTCGGTGTGCTCGGCGATCCACTCGGGAGTCTGCTGCGCGCTGCCGGCGACGGCGATCGGAATGCCCGCCCTGTGGACGGGCTTGGGCAGGGCGTCGAGCTGCCAGTCGGCGCCGAGGCCGGCCCGGGGCAGTTCCAGCGGGCCGCCGTGCCAGGCGGCGCGCAGGGTCTCCACGCCTTCGCGGAACGCTCTGCCACGCTGCTGGAAGTCCCGTCCGAACAGCGGGTACTCCACGGGGCGGTCGCCGCTCGCGAGCCCGAGCAGCATGCGGCCGCCCGAGAGCACGTCCACGCTGGCGGCGGCCTTGGCGACCAGCAGGGGCTCGCGCAGGGGCAGCACGATCGCGCCGGTGGCGAGGACGACGTCGTCCGTGACGGCGGCCAGGTGGCCGAGGTGGTGAAGGTCTCGAAGACCGATCCGGCGTCGCCGAACTGCACGGGGTCGTAGAGCGGGACGTCGCGCAGCCACAGGGCGGCGAAACCGAGCCGGTCGGCGAGCCGGGCGAGCCGGGTGTGCCCGGTCAGGTCGGGGACGCCGAAGGGGCGGCCGGCCTCGCGCACGGCGTGCTGCCGTGCCGGGTCCCAGTCGTTGTCGAGGGGGAGTTCGAGTCCGAGGGTGAGCCGCCCGGGGGCGGGGGCCAGACGGGCGAGTGCGGGGTGCGGGGATGCCACGGTGGGTCCTTCCGGGGCGGGGGACGGCGCCCCGTTCCGGGCGGTCTGCCCGGAACGAAGCGGAGGGGTGTACGGGCCGAGCCGTACAGCTCGGGAGCCGTATCGGTGACGGTGTACCGGCTCGGACGTGCGGCTCAGTTGAACTGGTCCGGGTGGGGGCCGGTGCGCAGGTTGCGGTCGGTGGCGGCGATCGCGGCCATGTCCTCGTCGGTGAGCTGGAAGTCGAACACGTCGAGGTTCTGGCGGATGCGGGACGGGGTGACCGACTTGGGGATGACGATGTTGCCGAGCTGAAGGTGCCAGCGAAGGACCACCTGGGCGGGGGACTTGCCGGTGCGCTCGGCGATCGTGGTGATCGCCGGATCGCTCAGGACGGCGCCCTGGGCGAGCGGGCTCCACGCCTCGGTGGCGATGCCGTGCTCAGCATGGAAGGCGCGCAGCTCGGTCTGCTGCAGGCCGGGGTGCAGTTCGACCTGATTGACCGCCGGGACGAGCTCGCTGTTGTCCAGCAGCCGCTGGAGGTGGGCGGGCTGGAAGTTGGAGACGCCCGCCGCCCCGATGCGGCCGTCGGCGGCCAGGCGCTCGATGGCCCGCCAGGAGTCCAGGTAGAGGTCGCGGGCCGGGGTGGGCCAGTGGATCAGGTAGAGGTCGATCCGGTCCAGGCCCAGCTTGGCGAGGCTGGCGTCGAAGGCACGCAGGGTGGAGTCGTAGCCCTGATCGGCGTTCCACAGCTTGGTGGTGACGAACAGGTCCTCGCGCGGCAGTCCGGAGGCGGTGAGGGCCCGGCCGACGCCGGTCTCGTTGCCGTAGATCGCCGCGGTGTCGATGCTGCGGTAGCCAGCCTCCAGGGCGGCGGAGACGGCGGCGGTGGTCTGGTCGTCGGGGACCTGGAAGACGCCGAAGCCGAGCTGGGGGATCACGACACCGTTGTTCAGCTTCACGGTGGGGATGGTGGTCATGGTGTCTGGCTCTTTCAGTCGGTGCGGTCGGTGAGGGTGTAGTGGACGGTCTGGGTGCTGATGAGGCCGTCGCGGAAGACGAAGGTGTCGATGCCGTCGGTGACCTGGTGGGCGGGGGTGGACGCGCTCCACCGGAGGAACAGCACCTCGCCGGCGAACTGCGGGGTGAGCTGCCAGTCGGCGTCCGGAAGATCGGCTAGCAAGCGGCCGATGACCTGCCTGACCCCGTGCCACCCGTGGGACACCCCTGCGGGGGTGATCAGGACGGCGTCCTCGGTGTAGTTCGCGGCGATCAGGTCGAGGTCCTCGGTGCCGAGCCGCTTCCCGTGGTCGGCGAAGACCTCCTGCGGGGTGCGGGTCATCGGGCGAGTTCCTTCAGAGCGGCGGTGGCGAAGGAGTGGTCCTGCTCGGGCGCGCCGCCGCCCACACCCACCGCGCCGATCAGACGGCCGTCGCGGTGGACGGGGACGCCACCGGCGATGAACAGCAGCGGCCGGTCGAGCGCGGTCGGCAGGGAGTGGAACAGCCCGTCGGGTTTCACGAGGTCGACCAGGTCGGCCGTCGGCGCGTCGAGCTGCAGGGCGGTGTAGGCCTTGCGGGTGCTGGTCTCGCCGGAGATCAGGACGGCGCGGTCGTCGCGGCGGAAGGCGAGCAGGTGCCCGCCCGCGTCCAGGACGGTGACGCTGACCGGGACCCCGGCCTCCTCAGCGGCGGCCCGGGCGGCCGCGATCAGAGTCTCGGCGGCGGCGCGGTGGTCAGCGGGGTGACGGCGGTGGTGCTCATGAGGGTGGTTCTCCTGGGGCAAGGGGATGTGGAGGGAGGGGAGGTCAGTGGTGGACGGGGGCGGGGACGGCGGCCGCGGCCCCAGGCGCGGGGGTGCGGCGCTCCAGGGCGGCGGACCAGAAGGCGAGGACCAGCGCGGCGGCGGCGAGGACAGCGCCGACCCAGTTCGGGGCGGTGTAGCCGAGGCCGGCGGCGATGACGAGACCGCCCAGCCAGGCGGCGAGCGCGTTGCCGAGGTTGAAGGCACCGATGTTGACCGCCGAGGCCAGCGTCGGCGCACCGTGGGCCTGGTCGAGGACGCGCTTCTGGAGCGGCGGGACGGTGGCGAAGCCGAGCGCCCCGACGAGCAGGATGGCGATCGCGGCGAGGATCTTGTTGTGCGCGAACACGGTGAACAGTGCGAGCACCACGGCGAGTCCGCCGAGGGTGGTGTACAGCATCGGCATCAGCTTGCGGTCGGCGTAGCGGCCGCCGAGCAGGTTGCCGAGGAACATGCCGACGCCGAACAGCACCAGCAGCCAGGTGACCGCACCGTCCGAGTAGCCCGCCACACGGGTCATCATCGGGGCGATGTACGTGATCGCGGCGAAGACACCGCCGAAGCCGA
This region includes:
- a CDS encoding SRPBCC family protein, with amino-acid sequence MASTSVSRIVPASPDKVWSLIGGFDALSDWLPYIPESTPLEGGRVRRLTNPDGEVIIERLVDFNEAERHYSYAILQAPFPVNGYVSTIRVHTVPGRDDIAEVQWSGRFNPHNATDDEVVDLFTGIYRDGLDALHNTLTA
- a CDS encoding aldo/keto reductase, giving the protein MSLKEILPGRLGFGTAPLGNMFRAIPDEEAAATVEAAWDQGIRYYDTAPFYGAGLSESRLGEVRSTKPRDAYVLSTKVGRVILDELEEGARDLGEKGGLFEHGNPNKMLHVWTAEATERSIEDSLKRLGTDRLDIVWVHDIAQDFHGDLWLQKFEEARTGAFRVLSRLRDEGVIKAWGLGVNRTEPIELTLALDEPQPDGFLLAGRYTLLDHEHALQRLLPMAQEQNVDMVVGGPYSSGVLAGGTHFEYQQAPPEIVEKVSRLKALAQKHGVSIKAAALQFSLAHPVAAAAVPGATRPSRIAEDIAALNETVPAAFWHELRTAGLVSPAAPLPNGA
- a CDS encoding SDR family NAD(P)-dependent oxidoreductase; translation: MQIDLSGRIALVTGSTAGIGEAAAQALASAGADVVVNGRNADRVAETAERIGGRGVTADVGTAEGTADLIRQLPEADILVNNTGVFETRPVFEIPDADWLRLYEVNVLSGVRLARHYTPRMARRGWGRVIFVSSEAGVQTPTDMVHYGMTKTAQLAVSRGMAQEVAGTGVTVNCVLPGPTMSDGVLAMFDELYPGLDPGEQERRYLAENRAAASLLKRLIRPHEVASMITYVASEQASATTGRALGADGGLVPTIVP
- a CDS encoding LLM class flavin-dependent oxidoreductase — its product is MAARRPALRPRAVRRRRIGLRDLHHLGHLAAVTDDVVLATGAIVLPLREPLLVAKAAASVDVLSGGRMLLGLASGDRPVEYPLFGRDFQQRGRAFREGVETLRAAWHGGPLELPRAGLGADWQLDALPKPVHRAGIPIAVAGSAQQTPEWIAEHTDASLNYPRNLGALRLKTREWQRLTAGGGKPYLTPMVLRLREDPDAPPQPIRLGLSTGSKALIDHLGQMADLGVAHVSFNLRPNERPVDDVLHELAEDVLPHFPRQDLA
- a CDS encoding aldo/keto reductase, which encodes MTTIPTVKLNNGVVIPQLGFGVFQVPDDQTTAAVSAALEAGYRSIDTAAIYGNETGVGRALTASGLPREDLFVTTKLWNADQGYDSTLRAFDASLAKLGLDRIDLYLIHWPTPARDLYLDSWRAIERLAADGRIGAAGVSNFQPAHLQRLLDNSELVPAVNQVELHPGLQQTELRAFHAEHGIATEAWSPLAQGAVLSDPAITTIAERTGKSPAQVVLRWHLQLGNIVIPKSVTPSRIRQNLDVFDFQLTDEDMAAIAATDRNLRTGPHPDQFN
- a CDS encoding nuclear transport factor 2 family protein, giving the protein MTRTPQEVFADHGKRLGTEDLDLIAANYTEDAVLITPAGVSHGWHGVRQVIGRLLADLPDADWQLTPQFAGEVLFLRWSASTPAHQVTDGIDTFVFRDGLISTQTVHYTLTDRTD